The Chaetodon auriga isolate fChaAug3 chromosome 3, fChaAug3.hap1, whole genome shotgun sequence genome has a window encoding:
- the LOC143318638 gene encoding guanine nucleotide-binding protein G(I)/G(S)/G(O) subunit gamma-5, translating to MSGSSSIVAMKKIVQQLRLEAGINRVKVSQAAADLQQFCLQNAMQDPLLTGMSSSNNPFRPQKVCSFL from the exons ATGTCGGGATCATCCAGCATCGTAGCGATGAAGAAAATCGTCCAGCAGTTGCGCCTCGAAGCCGGCATAAACAGAGTAAAG GTGTCCCAGGCCGCGGCGGACCTGCAGCAGTTCTGCCTTCAGAACGCCATGCAGGACCCCCTGCTCACCGGCATGTCGTCCAGCAACAACCCGTTCAGACCGCAGAAGGTCTGCTCCTTCCTATAG
- the spata1 gene encoding spermatogenesis-associated protein 1 isoform X1, protein MLPGLTMELSYESVRYPEDRRPASCKFVELHVLFVPDDQWDVKLNKVPAEAIESFISAGFIRVYPDITLKTLRSELGALLGAERSMDKFSFLKCVGRSLALVKSKQERDLKVKTFAPPYAPQPELYLLPSVENGSSVCSQPLTPDTSSGSSDHQTYYHPPKTCSLPAGTKEPVKFPLIPQCSHQPPPTPSLEEEEEEEEEEEEDEEQTYSSSEAEGENEEGLSSNKLDWAEQECCPRKAQNQRAPQAVSQNKAFQECEVDSAHVKELLEKEETRRRKKQHHRPKRAATDSGAAPSLEDRDSGFSLTDGLGTSKDALKSTRNKPTSGVTDSPAVLSRPVRCTSPPPGVHLVAQKPDAFPVFQTNREELIEEIKLVREERKQLEWTRQELLRKGKDLLAQNRHRRNQARDSWKKKYFETKKCTAPLEENLKNLRQELETFYNKLLHQLQARDNRGKPRRQGRSSIKNELIIQIMTESHEIDNLKRKVEDAKMKLVTEIKLRKQAATELRALKAELAQKKSQSSHPGPMASLGFGNTTRDRPQVQSTSI, encoded by the exons atgctgcctGGACTGACCATGGAGCTGTCTTATGAGTCAGTGAGATATCCTGAGGACAGAAGACCGGCCAGCTGCAAG TTTGTGGAGCTCCATGTCCTGTTTGTGCCAGATGACCAGTGGGATGTGAAGCTTAATAAAGTTCCTGCAGAGGCCATAGAGAGCTTCATATCTGCCGGCTTTATCAG GGTTTATCCTGACATCACCCTGAAAACTCTGAGGAGCGAGCTGGGAGCTCTTCTTGGCGCCGAGAGGAGCATGGACAAATTCTCCTTCCTGAAATGTGTGGGGCGCAGTCTGGCACTG GTCAAGAGCAAACAGGAGAGAGatctgaaagtgaaaacattcgCTCCACCGTAT GCCCCGCAGCCGGAGCTGTACCTGCTGCCCTCTGTGGAGAACGGCAGCAGTGTTTGCTCCCAGCCTCTCACCCCAGACACCAGCAGCGGCTCCTCCGACCACCAGACCTATTACCACCCTCCCAAGACGTGCAGCCTGCCAGCAGGAACAAAAGAGCCTGTTAAATTCCCCCTCATCCCCCAGTGTTCCCATCAGCCGCCTCCCACCCccagcctggaggaggaggaggaggaggaggaggaggaggaggaagatgaagagcagacCTATAGTTCCTCagaggcagaaggagaaaatgaagagggTCTTTCTTCCAACAAGTTAGACTGGGCAGAGCAGGAGTGCTGCCCAAGGAAGGCCCAGAATCAGAGGGCACCACAGGCTGTTTCACAGAATAAAG CTTTCCAAGAGTGTGAAGTTGATTCAGCTCACGTGAAAGAGCTGCTCGAAAAAGAAGAAACCCGCAGGAGGAAGAAACAGCACCACAGACCAAAGAGAGCAGCCACAGACTCAGGAGCAGCTCCgtctctggaggacagagattcAGGCTTCTCCCTCACAGACGG gCTGGGGACATCAAAAGACGCACTGAAGTCCACCAGGAATAAACCAACGAGCGGG GTGACAGACAGTCCAGCGGTGTTGTCTCGGCCTGTTCGGTGCACCTCTCCCCCTCCAGGTGTGCACTTGGTCGCTCAAAAACCAGATGCCTTTCCTGTCTTTCAGACAAACA GAGAGGAACTGATCGAGGAAATCAAGctggtgagagaggagagaaagcagctgGAGTGGACGAGACAGGAGTTGCTCAGAAAGGGGAAAGATCTGTTGGCTCAAAACAGACATCGCAGGAACCAAG CACGTGACAGCTGGAAGAAGAAATATTTCGAAACCAAGAAGTGCACAGCACCACTGgaggaaaatctgaaaaatttGCGACAAGAGTTGGAGACGTTTTACAACAAACTCCTGCATCAGCTCCAGGCCAGAGATAACAGAGGGAAGCCACGACGACAGGGCAGATCTTCCATAAAG AATGAGCTCATCATTCAGATCATGACGGAGAGCCATGAGATTGACAACCTGAAGAGGAAGGTAGAGGACGCCAAGATGAAGCTGGTAACAGAGATAAAG TTGAGGAAACAGGCTGCCACAGAGCTGAGGGCCCTGAAGGCTGAGCTGGCCCAGAAGAAGAGCCAGTCCTCTCATCCTGGTCCTATGGCCTCTTTAGGCTTTGGAAATACCACACGGGACAGACCCCAAGTTCAAAGCACCTCCATCTAA
- the spata1 gene encoding spermatogenesis-associated protein 1 isoform X2 yields the protein MCGAQSGTGQEQTGERSESENIRSTAPQPELYLLPSVENGSSVCSQPLTPDTSSGSSDHQTYYHPPKTCSLPAGTKEPVKFPLIPQCSHQPPPTPSLEEEEEEEEEEEEDEEQTYSSSEAEGENEEGLSSNKLDWAEQECCPRKAQNQRAPQAVSQNKAFQECEVDSAHVKELLEKEETRRRKKQHHRPKRAATDSGAAPSLEDRDSGFSLTDGLGTSKDALKSTRNKPTSGVTDSPAVLSRPVRCTSPPPGVHLVAQKPDAFPVFQTNREELIEEIKLVREERKQLEWTRQELLRKGKDLLAQNRHRRNQARDSWKKKYFETKKCTAPLEENLKNLRQELETFYNKLLHQLQARDNRGKPRRQGRSSIKNELIIQIMTESHEIDNLKRKVEDAKMKLVTEIKLRKQAATELRALKAELAQKKSQSSHPGPMASLGFGNTTRDRPQVQSTSI from the exons ATGTGTGGGGCGCAGTCTGGCACTG GTCAAGAGCAAACAGGAGAGAGatctgaaagtgaaaacattcgCTCCACC GCCCCGCAGCCGGAGCTGTACCTGCTGCCCTCTGTGGAGAACGGCAGCAGTGTTTGCTCCCAGCCTCTCACCCCAGACACCAGCAGCGGCTCCTCCGACCACCAGACCTATTACCACCCTCCCAAGACGTGCAGCCTGCCAGCAGGAACAAAAGAGCCTGTTAAATTCCCCCTCATCCCCCAGTGTTCCCATCAGCCGCCTCCCACCCccagcctggaggaggaggaggaggaggaggaggaggaggaggaagatgaagagcagacCTATAGTTCCTCagaggcagaaggagaaaatgaagagggTCTTTCTTCCAACAAGTTAGACTGGGCAGAGCAGGAGTGCTGCCCAAGGAAGGCCCAGAATCAGAGGGCACCACAGGCTGTTTCACAGAATAAAG CTTTCCAAGAGTGTGAAGTTGATTCAGCTCACGTGAAAGAGCTGCTCGAAAAAGAAGAAACCCGCAGGAGGAAGAAACAGCACCACAGACCAAAGAGAGCAGCCACAGACTCAGGAGCAGCTCCgtctctggaggacagagattcAGGCTTCTCCCTCACAGACGG gCTGGGGACATCAAAAGACGCACTGAAGTCCACCAGGAATAAACCAACGAGCGGG GTGACAGACAGTCCAGCGGTGTTGTCTCGGCCTGTTCGGTGCACCTCTCCCCCTCCAGGTGTGCACTTGGTCGCTCAAAAACCAGATGCCTTTCCTGTCTTTCAGACAAACA GAGAGGAACTGATCGAGGAAATCAAGctggtgagagaggagagaaagcagctgGAGTGGACGAGACAGGAGTTGCTCAGAAAGGGGAAAGATCTGTTGGCTCAAAACAGACATCGCAGGAACCAAG CACGTGACAGCTGGAAGAAGAAATATTTCGAAACCAAGAAGTGCACAGCACCACTGgaggaaaatctgaaaaatttGCGACAAGAGTTGGAGACGTTTTACAACAAACTCCTGCATCAGCTCCAGGCCAGAGATAACAGAGGGAAGCCACGACGACAGGGCAGATCTTCCATAAAG AATGAGCTCATCATTCAGATCATGACGGAGAGCCATGAGATTGACAACCTGAAGAGGAAGGTAGAGGACGCCAAGATGAAGCTGGTAACAGAGATAAAG TTGAGGAAACAGGCTGCCACAGAGCTGAGGGCCCTGAAGGCTGAGCTGGCCCAGAAGAAGAGCCAGTCCTCTCATCCTGGTCCTATGGCCTCTTTAGGCTTTGGAAATACCACACGGGACAGACCCCAAGTTCAAAGCACCTCCATCTAA